The genomic window AGGAGCATGTTTTCGGCAGGTTTCGGCAGTTTGCCATACCGGTCCACCAGCTCTTTTTTCATGTCGGAGATATCTGATACCCGGGTCAGACGAGACAATCTTCGATAAATGGTCAGACGTTGCTCCACCGATTCTATATAATCATCTGGAAATCCGGATGACATGGATGCGTTGATTTCAGGTTCCAGGGGTTCGGCGACATGTTCGCCTTTCATATCTTTGACGGCGTGGTCCAAAAGCTTAAGAAACATATCATAGCCCACGGCTGCGATATGACCGGACTGGGAAGCGCCTAAGGCCGTCCCTGCCCCGCGGATCTGAAGATCTTTCATGGCAATCTGGAATCCGGACCCAAGATCCCGGTGCTCCATGAGGGCTGCCAACCGCTTTCTGGCATCTTTGGTAAGTCTGGATTCATCTGCAATAAACAGATACGCATAGGCCTGGTCGTCCCCCCGGCCAATTCGTCCGCGTAACTGGTAAATCTGGGACAAGCCGAAACGCTCGGCCTTGTCTATGATCATGGTGTTGGCACTGGGGATATCCAGCCCCGACTCAATGATGGTGGTGCAGACCAGCACATTGATCTGCTGATGAATGAACTGTTCCATCACCTTTTCAAGCTCGGTTTCGGACAATCTGCCGTGGGCGACGCCAATTTTTGCATCGGGCACAAGTTTTTGTATATTTTCAGCAGTCTTGAATATGGTCTTTATATTGTTATGAACAAAAAAGACCTGGCCCTTTCTATCCAGTTCCTTAACAACAGCGTCCCGGACCACAGCATCTTCGTATTTGGAAATATATGAAATTATGGGTTGGCGGTCTGCGGGTGGGGTGGTAATGACGGAAATATCCCGCATACCGGTTAAAGACATGTGCAAAGTCCTTGGGATGGGTGTGGCAGACAGCGCCAGAACATCCACAGACGCCCGTTTCTCTTTTAATTTTTCCTTGTGTTTGACCCCGAACCGCTGTTCCTCATCAATGATCAAAAGCCCCAGGGATTTAAACACCACATCCTTTTGCAAAAGCCTGTGGGTGCCAATGACAATATCCACTGCCCCCCCGGCTGTTCTCTTTAAAATATCGGTCTGTTCTTTTCTTGTACGGAAACGGGACAGGCACTCGATAATAACCGGATACTCTTTGAAACGGTCCCGGAACGTGTTGAGGTGCTGCTCGGCCAGGATGGTGGTGGGTACGACCAAGGCCACCTGCTTGCCGTCGTTCACTGCCTTGAACGCCGCCCGGATGGCAACTTCGGTTTTTCCATAGCCCACATCGCCGCAAACCAGCCGGTCCATGGGCGTATTCTTTTCCATATCCAGATGAACATCATCTATGGCACGCAGCTGATCCCTTGTCTCTTCATAGGGAAAACCTGCTTCAAAATCATTATAGTAGTTATCCGGACGGCTGAATGAAAAGCCTTTGGCCACTTTGCGCCGGGCATACAGATCCAGCAATCCTGCTGCCATTTTTTCGACTTCAGCCTTGGCCTTGGCCTTGGAATTTGTCCAGGACTTGGAGCCGATTTTATCAAGTACCGGCGTATAGCCGTCCACCCCGATATACTTGCCAATGACCTCCATTCGGTCCACAGGGACATAGAGCTTGTCATCATCCTGGTAAACCACTAGAATAAAATCCTGGGAAATACCGGATACGGTAAGACTGAAAAGTCCCTCATACCGCCCTACCCCATGTTCCAAATGAACCACAAAATCGCCGTTTTTAAGCTCTTCGGGGGCAATGAACTGGGCCTTTAAATCCCGTCTTGCCGAGACCCTTCGACGGATTCGTTTTCGGCCGAAAATCTCACCTTCAGTCACTATACTGAAATTTTCGAGGGCAGGAATAAAACCGCTGCTCAAAGCCCCCACGGTAAAATACAATCCCGGTTTCATGGCGCAAAGATCACTGAAATCCCGGCAATATTGCGGTTCGATGCCGTAGGGTGCAAGCAGTGCATTCAACCGCTTTGCCTGAGCATCCTGGGTGAGAACAAACAAAATATATTGAACATCCTGCTGCTGTTGCCCAATCCATTCCACCAAAGGGGTTAAAGGCGTTACGTCCTTTGTCCTGTTGCGCAAGGCTTCTGACAGCGCCCGGTTGTCTGAACACGTCAAAGACAAAACATTGGCACGGCTTTTGTCCTCTTCCAGTATAACAGATTTAAAACTAAGGGATTTGGATGCAAAAATTTTTTTTTCGGTGCTCGGCCAGTCCAGGCAGATCGATTCCGGTGGCAGGCTTAATCGTTTTTCATCAGTCAGGGATTTAAAATGATGAGTTAACCCGTCATAAAAATCCACGGCTTTTTGCGGCAGCACATCGGCTTCATCCAATATGAAAAACGTGTTTTCCGGCAGGTAGTCGAACAAAGTGACCAAGGAATCATACACGATGGGCAGCATGGACTCGATGCCGTCGAACCGCCCTTTATCACGGATTTGATTGACGTAATCCCGGATTCTGTCCGCCGTTAATCCGGCCTGGGCCCCCGCCTGTCGCAGACGGGCCTGGACATGGGGCAAACTTTCTTTTGTGATCACAGCCTCTGTGGCCGGCACAATGATGGTTTCAACAAGCTCCTTTGTACCACGCTGGGTGTAGGGAGAAAAATGGCGTATGGACTCCACAAGATCCCCGAAAAATTCCAGGCGCACCGGCTGCTTGAGTCCCGGGGGAAAAATGTCAACAATACCCCCCCTGACCGCATACTCTCCAGGGTCCTCAACAAGTGTTGACCGGCTATACCCACTTGTTTCAAGGGTTTCCAGCAACCTGTCCCTGTCAATCTCTTCATTGGCCATAACCAGTTCAAAACTGTCTGCCATCACCTCTTTAGGCATCAGAAAGGATAAAAGCGGATCCACATAGGTCACCAGAAGAAAGCGGTCTCGAATAGTCTCACGGATGCTGAACAGGGCCGCAAGTCTTGAGGCGGATGTCTCTTTGTGAAAGGCGATGTTTTTGGCCCCCGGATAATGGCTGCCTGGAAAAAAGATGATGCGCTGCCGATCGTTGGACATAAAAAATTCAAGATCCGACATAAAAGCCGAAGCTTTCTTGGCGTCAGGCAAAACAACAACCAAAGGCTGGTTCAACAGGGAAAACATCTGAGCGATCATCCATGCTTTCGGGGCATGGTTGTCACCCATACCAAGCATGGTGAGTCTGTTTTTTTTCAACGAATTTAAAATGGTATCAAGCATTTAAAACCCCTGGGCATTTTTAAAACAAAGATGAGAATTTATCATCCAGGTATCAAATGTGCAAGTTTTAAACTTGTTTAGAAATATCTTCTAGGGTGAAATTCATGATGCATTTGAATCAGGTAATCCCGTGAAATATGAGTATAAATCTGGGTACTTGAAATATCGGAATGACCCAGCATGGTCTGGACCGACCGCAGGTCCGCACCGCCTTCGATCATATGGGTGGCAAAGGAGTGGCGCAGGGTATGGGGGGAGACAGGCCGGGCAATGCCGGCATCAAGGGCATATTTTTTTATAATTTTCCAGAATGACTGACGGGTCATGGGTTTACCCGCCCTCGCAATAAACAGGAAATCACTGGACAGCTGCTTTAATGCCATGGGGCGCCCCTGATCCAGCCAAATTTTTGCCGCGTCCTTGGCCTTTGAGCCAATGGGCACAATTCTCTCTTTGGCGCCTTTGCCCATAACCCTGACAAGCCCTGCATCCAGATTCACATCAGCCACTTTTAAAGATATAAGTTCCGTGACCCGAAGCCCTGCCCCATACATAATTTCCATCATGGCAAGATTTCTCTGTCCTTTGGGTGTTGCGACATCACAGCTGTTCAATAGCAATTCCACCTCATTGATGGAAATGACGCATGGCAAATGCTTGCCGGTTTTTGGAATATCAATATCTTTCAAGGGGTTGACAGACACCAATTTCTCTGCTGTCAAGTATTTATAAAACCCTCTTATGGAAATCAAATGCCGGGCCCTGGACTTGGCTGACAGCCCCTGGCGGGTCAAATAAACCAACCATCCAAGAACTGCTGTGGTATCGGCATCGCCAAGATCCTCAATCCCGTTGTCGGACAGATAATTAAGGTATGAACAAAGATCTGCGCCATAGGCTGTGATGCTGTTGGCAGAAAGCCCCTTTTCTATGGTCAGATGGTCCATATATGCGTCTGCAAGTTCATACATGGCTGTATCATTTAGCAGTGTTTGGGCTTTATAGCCAGGGCGCTTACTGAAAAAGCTCTGAAACACATCGAAATCCAATGATATTGGCAGATGTATCCAAAGGGAACAAGCCCCGGGAACTGATGGTCACCAAGTCCTTGGCATTCCAGGCCCCGCCTTTGGCAACATTGAACAACTTGGATTTACGGGTGACAAAAGGGGGCGGCTGGGTGTCGGCGGTCCATTCCATGACATTACCCAGCATATCCGTCATTCCGAAAACATTGGCAGCATGATCATAATCATCCACAGGGCAAGTGTCGGCATGGCCTGACGATTCAATGTTTAATGCCTTTGGGTCAAACTGATCACCCCAGGGATATTTTAAAGCCATGTCCGTGCGGGCAGCAGCTTCCCATTCGGCTTCCGTGGGCAGACGCCGTCCGATCCATGAGGCATAGGCAAAGGCATCATCCACACTGATTTGAACCACAGGATGGTTTCTTTTGCCGTGAAGAGTGGAACCGGGCCCTAACGGCTGATACCAGCAAGCCCCTTTAACAATGGAAGATCCGGCTTGTTTGCCCCAGACCACTTTATCTCCTTGTTTTTTAAACCGGGAATGGTAAACGGTTCCACTGCCTTTTCTTTCAGCGGTGGTAACATACCCGGTTTGTTCAATAAAAATTTCAAATAAGGCATTGGTTACCGGATATTTACCCATGTAGACCTTGGGCATGTCAAACGGCTGTAAAGCCAGGCTGGATTTCAAAGATTTTTGTGTACCTATGGTGTAGGTGCCTGCAGGAATCGTTATATATGCATTAAATTTTTTTTCACGCTCTCCTAAAAAATCGTCAAACTGTTCGGCCAGCTCCCGGGCATTTCTAAATTCCTCAAGGGCTGCCAGTTCTTCTTCATCAAGCTCGTCAAGCTCTTCTAAGTCCTCATCCTCACCTAAATCAACCTCTTCTATCTCCTGATCCTCATCAAGTTCAATATCTTCTATTTCTTCAAGGGACTCATCATCATCGAGCTCGACATCTTCTATTTGGGTATCCTCGTCAATCTCTTCGAGCTCTTCAAGATCTTCATCTTCGTCAAGTTCAACCTCTTCTATCTCCTGGTTTTCATCTATCTCTTCGACCTCTTCGAGTTCGTCATCCTCGATATCTTCTATTTCAATATCATCATCTATCTCTTCGATATCGCCGTCGAGAAGATCCTCATCCACATCTTCAAGTTCTTCGTCCTCGTCAAGTTCGACCTCTTCTATCTCCTGGTCTTCATCTATCTCTTCGACCTCTTCGAGTTCGTCATCCTCGATATCTTCTATTTCAACATCATCATCTATCTCTTCAATATCGCCGTCGAGGAGATCCTCGTCCAGCTCCTCAAGGTCTTCATCCTCATCAAGCTCGACCTCTTCTATCTCCTGGTCTTCATCTATCTCTTCAACCTCTTCAAGCTCGTCATCCTCAATATCTTCTATTTCAACATCATCATCTATTTCTTCGATATCGCCGTCGAGGAGATCCTCATCCACCTCTTCTAGCTCTTCGTCCTCGTCAAGTTCGACCTCTTCTATCTCCTGGTCTTCGTCTATCTCTTCGACTTCTTCAAGGGCGTCACCATCACCGCCTGTCCCTTCATCGTCATCCAAAATCCTGTAACCAAGCCGGTTAAGCACCTTTTTAATCTCTTCTATAATATCGCTTGAGTCACGTTCTACATCGGAAGACTTTATTTTGCTCAAAAATTCAGCCACGGCATTAAGCACATCAGCAGCTTTGGCACGATCAAATCCATCGGTTTTCACGGCATCTCCGAAAGACTGCAAAAGACTGCTTTTCGCATCCTCCGTCATGTCAAAGACATTTAACTCAGTCAGCGTGATATCCTCGGGATTAAGCCCTTTGGCGGACAACTTTTTCAAATCCGCATTAATGGAGGATTTAAGACTGGAAAAATTTCTTCTTTTGGATCTTATTTTTGCAGGATCATCCCCGACGTCCCATATTTGACGGATAAGGCTGTCCCCGTCAATGGACGAAAGGTCCAAAATACTATCTTCGGAGACATAATAAGCAGATATGGCTCGAATGGCCTTATCCTTGACGGATCCGGGACGATAGTTAAGATTCTCTATTGCCTGGATAACGCCTGACAAGGTGATGGTGGATACATTAGCCAAACCTTAAAAAGCTCCTTTTTAAATGGTTTTAAAAAAATATCTCAATAAGATTAAAGAACATCCGGAACCCCAAAAGATATAAATTTATACCTAAATATATGTTTTAACGTGATTTTAATACAGTTATTATGATATAAGATATGATATATTTCAACTGTACAAAAATCTTGATCTTAAAGCAGAAATAAAAAATAATTCATCTGCTGACTGCAGGTAAAAGCCCTGATATTATAACATCCGGAGATAAAATTTTTTTATAAGTATGCTAAAGAGATAAAAAAGATGAAAAATGTATTAACTATTTCAGGGCTGAAAGGCGGTACGGGCAAAAGCACGACAGCCCTTAATCTATCCGCTTGCCTGGCACTTTATGGGCAAAAAATATTGCTGGTTGACTGTGATCCCCAAGCACGTGTGTCCCAATGGTGTAAAATGAATTCAAATGGGAGGGATTATGACCTTGCACAAGTTTTGGGGGGCAGAATAAACGTTCGGGATGCGATATGCACAACTGAAATTGACGGACTGTATATGCTGCCGGCCGGTTTCGATCTTTTTCTCTTGTCCCTTAAACTGACCAGGCGCATAGACAACGAAAAGCTTCTTCGCCTTGTTATTGATGAGATAAAAAATGATTATGATATGATTATATGCGATGCACCCTCATCCTGCGGATATTTGAGCTTGGCCGCTTTGACGGCAGCGGACTGGATTACGGCAGTGGTTACCCCGGAGCAAGACTGGGTCAGTGATTTTCATTCACTGATGAAAGTTGTCCGGTACATACGCCAATCCCACAATACACCATTAGGTATTTCAGGTATTGTGTTCAACAGATGCAATAGTGAAGAGCAAATTGAAAATCGTGTGGTTACCGAAGTGCTGGAACAGATTCGCCCACTGATATATAAAACCATGATCCCTGACGATGAAATTCTTGAAGCAAAAGACGCCTGCATTAGTCCGTTGCCTTTGTATGACGTTAAATCCCAGGCTTCCCAAGCGTATTTTGCTGTCGCCAGGGAGATTATCCGTGCATTCAATCCAAAATGAGGAGACCCCATTGAAATTGACCAATCCCGAATCTATCCAGGAAAGTGAAAAAGAGTTTATTGACACTATAAACGCTGAACTAGACTGGGATATCATCGAACAGATGCTGCTTGACAAACATAATTTTGCGGTTCAGGATGACATTGAATATAAAGATGGAAATCTTATCGTTTACAACAACGAAATCGCATATAAATTTGATTTTCAAATCAAGGTGCCCCTTTCGGTGATTTTTAACAGCAGTGGTGAATGCCTGTCCATGTCAACCACCAGGGATGACGAGGATGTGGAAAATTACGAAGAAGAGGAAAGCCCGAATTCGTCAACACACCAATTGCCAAATGAAGAACCGGATAAAAACAAAGTAGAGGGGATGGCAGTTGA from uncultured Desulfobacter sp. includes these protein-coding regions:
- a CDS encoding SUMF1/EgtB/PvdO family nonheme iron enzyme, yielding MANVSTITLSGVIQAIENLNYRPGSVKDKAIRAISAYYVSEDSILDLSSIDGDSLIRQIWDVGDDPAKIRSKRRNFSSLKSSINADLKKLSAKGLNPEDITLTELNVFDMTEDAKSSLLQSFGDAVKTDGFDRAKAADVLNAVAEFLSKIKSSDVERDSSDIIEEIKKVLNRLGYRILDDDEGTGGDGDALEEVEEIDEDQEIEEVELDEDEELEEVDEDLLDGDIEEIDDDVEIEDIEDDELEEVEEIDEDQEIEEVELDEDEDLEELDEDLLDGDIEEIDDDVEIEDIEDDELEEVEEIDEDQEIEEVELDEDEELEDVDEDLLDGDIEEIDDDIEIEDIEDDELEEVEEIDENQEIEEVELDEDEDLEELEEIDEDTQIEDVELDDDESLEEIEDIELDEDQEIEEVDLGEDEDLEELDELDEEELAALEEFRNARELAEQFDDFLGEREKKFNAYITIPAGTYTIGTQKSLKSSLALQPFDMPKVYMGKYPVTNALFEIFIEQTGYVTTAERKGSGTVYHSRFKKQGDKVVWGKQAGSSIVKGACWYQPLGPGSTLHGKRNHPVVQISVDDAFAYASWIGRRLPTEAEWEAAARTDMALKYPWGDQFDPKALNIESSGHADTCPVDDYDHAANVFGMTDMLGNVMEWTADTQPPPFVTRKSKLFNVAKGGAWNAKDLVTISSRGLFPLDTSANIIGFRCVSELFQ
- a CDS encoding ParA family protein, giving the protein MKNVLTISGLKGGTGKSTTALNLSACLALYGQKILLVDCDPQARVSQWCKMNSNGRDYDLAQVLGGRINVRDAICTTEIDGLYMLPAGFDLFLLSLKLTRRIDNEKLLRLVIDEIKNDYDMIICDAPSSCGYLSLAALTAADWITAVVTPEQDWVSDFHSLMKVVRYIRQSHNTPLGISGIVFNRCNSEEQIENRVVTEVLEQIRPLIYKTMIPDDEILEAKDACISPLPLYDVKSQASQAYFAVAREIIRAFNPK
- the mfd gene encoding transcription-repair coupling factor, whose product is MLDTILNSLKKNRLTMLGMGDNHAPKAWMIAQMFSLLNQPLVVVLPDAKKASAFMSDLEFFMSNDRQRIIFFPGSHYPGAKNIAFHKETSASRLAALFSIRETIRDRFLLVTYVDPLLSFLMPKEVMADSFELVMANEEIDRDRLLETLETSGYSRSTLVEDPGEYAVRGGIVDIFPPGLKQPVRLEFFGDLVESIRHFSPYTQRGTKELVETIIVPATEAVITKESLPHVQARLRQAGAQAGLTADRIRDYVNQIRDKGRFDGIESMLPIVYDSLVTLFDYLPENTFFILDEADVLPQKAVDFYDGLTHHFKSLTDEKRLSLPPESICLDWPSTEKKIFASKSLSFKSVILEEDKSRANVLSLTCSDNRALSEALRNRTKDVTPLTPLVEWIGQQQQDVQYILFVLTQDAQAKRLNALLAPYGIEPQYCRDFSDLCAMKPGLYFTVGALSSGFIPALENFSIVTEGEIFGRKRIRRRVSARRDLKAQFIAPEELKNGDFVVHLEHGVGRYEGLFSLTVSGISQDFILVVYQDDDKLYVPVDRMEVIGKYIGVDGYTPVLDKIGSKSWTNSKAKAKAEVEKMAAGLLDLYARRKVAKGFSFSRPDNYYNDFEAGFPYEETRDQLRAIDDVHLDMEKNTPMDRLVCGDVGYGKTEVAIRAAFKAVNDGKQVALVVPTTILAEQHLNTFRDRFKEYPVIIECLSRFRTRKEQTDILKRTAGGAVDIVIGTHRLLQKDVVFKSLGLLIIDEEQRFGVKHKEKLKEKRASVDVLALSATPIPRTLHMSLTGMRDISVITTPPADRQPIISYISKYEDAVVRDAVVKELDRKGQVFFVHNNIKTIFKTAENIQKLVPDAKIGVAHGRLSETELEKVMEQFIHQQINVLVCTTIIESGLDIPSANTMIIDKAERFGLSQIYQLRGRIGRGDDQAYAYLFIADESRLTKDARKRLAALMEHRDLGSGFQIAMKDLQIRGAGTALGASQSGHIAAVGYDMFLKLLDHAVKDMKGEHVAEPLEPEINASMSSGFPDDYIESVEQRLTIYRRLSRLTRVSDISDMKKELVDRYGKLPKPAENMLLKIMLRIFAIKAGVKRLDVTPDVLVLEFSPDHMTRSLTDIETVLKKTVDAKFVKKTSVRIQLGRKRSNISRALLETKKILSSIF
- the xerD gene encoding site-specific tyrosine recombinase XerD translates to MYELADAYMDHLTIEKGLSANSITAYGADLCSYLNYLSDNGIEDLGDADTTAVLGWLVYLTRQGLSAKSRARHLISIRGFYKYLTAEKLVSVNPLKDIDIPKTGKHLPCVISINEVELLLNSCDVATPKGQRNLAMMEIMYGAGLRVTELISLKVADVNLDAGLVRVMGKGAKERIVPIGSKAKDAAKIWLDQGRPMALKQLSSDFLFIARAGKPMTRQSFWKIIKKYALDAGIARPVSPHTLRHSFATHMIEGGADLRSVQTMLGHSDISSTQIYTHISRDYLIQMHHEFHPRRYF